AGTCATCAGCCGCGCCAAATCCCGCTTCACCTGACGTATCCCGGCGGTGTTGTCGAGCTGCCCGGTCACCTTGCGAAACTTGAGGTTGAAGATCTCGCTGCGGAGCGAACGCTCTTTTTCCTCAGTTTCTTCCGGCCCCAACTCACGGATTTCCGACATTTTCACGAGGCGCTTCTCCTTATTCGGCCGAGACGAAT
This genomic window from bacterium contains:
- the rpmC gene encoding 50S ribosomal protein L29, with protein sequence MKMSEIRELGPEETEEKERSLRSEIFNLKFRKVTGQLDNTAGIRQVKRDLARLMTLKQEQKAAAPEASKESN